TCCATCGGCATGAGGTGACCAATAACACCCGTGCTGCAAACAAGCACGCTCTTCGGCGTGAGCTTGAGAGCTTCTTCGGTAAGCACAGCCATGCGTTCAGCATCGGCATAGCCCTTTTCGCCCGTGCAAGCGTTGGCGTTACCGCTGTTCACGATCACGGCCGAAGCAAAGTGGGCATGTTCGAGGGCAGCTTTGTCATAAAGGACCGGAGCGGCCTTCACCTTATTGGTGGTAAAAACGGCGAAGCAGCGGGCAGCCTTTTCGCTCTTGAGAAGAGCCATATCGGCATTGCCGCTGGCCTTGATTCCAGCGCAAATTCCAGATGCGGTAAAGCCCTTGGGGGAGCAAACGCCGCCTTTTTCCAACACAGTGTACATAGTATCTCCTAAAAAGAAGCTTTCTTTGCGATTCTGGGCTCGCAAAGCCCGTTAAAATTTTTACCTTGTAGAGCATGGAAAAGATCATGTTTACACAAGAGGCTTACGACAAGCTCGTTAAGGACCTTGAAAATTTAAAAAATGTTGAACGTCCCCGCGTACTTCAAGAATTAGTTGATGCCCGTGCACAAGGCGATTTGAGTGAAAACGCAGAATATCATGCCGCTAAGGAGCGCCTCGCCGCTATCGATAACATCGAAATGCCGAAGCTCCAGGACCAGCTCGCCCGCGCCCAGGTGATTGCTTTTGATACGAATTCCGACACTATCAAGTTCGGTGCGACCGTTACCGCCAAGAACTTGAAGACCAAGCGCGATATCGTCTATCAGCTCGTTTCCCCGGAAGAAGCCGATGCCCTCAACGGCAAAATCAGCTTCAAGAGCCCGATTGGCGCAGCACTCATGGGCAAAAAGCGCGGCGATGTCGTTGAAGTTGTGACCCCGAAGGGCAAGAACCAGTTCGAAATCATCGATTTCAAGTAACCCATGTTCGTAACGCTCATCGGCAAAGACCAGTTCAGCAAGGACAAGCGAATCGAAAAGTTCCTGTCCGAAACTCTTGGCGACCGGATTTCTGATCCGATGGCCAAGCAGGTGCTATACGCCACAGACACAAACATCGCCTCCATCTCCGATGTCATCATCGAAGCATGCGATTCCGTGTCGATGTTCTCGCCAGAACAAGTCATCGTCGTACGCAAAGCCGAAGCCATGAAAACCGACGATTGCAAGGCAATCGCCAAATGGATTCCTCATGCAGCAAGCGGCAAAGTGCTCTTTGACTTCGAAACGCTCCTCGCCAGTAGCGAACTCTACAAGGCGCTATCGAAAGTCTGCAAAGTCGAAAAGTACGACGTGCCGAAGCAATACGAAATGGCCGACTGGATTTCTGCCGTTGTCCCGACGCATTTTAACAAGGCGATTGAGCCTGCTGCATCGCAGTACCTCGCCGAAGCGCTCGGCAACGACACCAAGCTCGTGTGCGAAGAAGTCGATAAGATTCTCCTTTACGCACCGGACTGTAAAAAAATCACCCTCGACCTCGTGAAAACGATGGTCGTCTCCCAGCGCGACATCCCTACCTACGAAATCGAAGGGTTCTTCGGGATGCAAGACGCGAAAGCCTACGTCCAGAAGCTCAACGAACTTTTGAACAGCGGCGTGGATGCCATTCGCATTTCCAACACGCTCTACAGCTACGCGCTCTCGCTCTTGAACTATGCATCGCTTACAGCCAAGGGCGTTTCTCCCGAAGAGGCTGCCAAGAAAATCGGCAAGAACTACTACATGTTCGTCAAGAAAGGTCAAGCTGCCGAGTGCTGCCGTCGTTGGCGCAAGCCGCTCCTGATCCGCGTACTCCGCCGCCTCGCCGACCTCAATTACGAAATGAAAAGCGGCAAGTGCCCCACCCGCATGAGCCAAGAACTCGCACTCGCCGCGCTTGTGGTGCGATAGCCAAGCATTTTTTCAGATT
This region of Fibrobacter succinogenes genomic DNA includes:
- the greA gene encoding transcription elongation factor GreA — translated: MEKIMFTQEAYDKLVKDLENLKNVERPRVLQELVDARAQGDLSENAEYHAAKERLAAIDNIEMPKLQDQLARAQVIAFDTNSDTIKFGATVTAKNLKTKRDIVYQLVSPEEADALNGKISFKSPIGAALMGKKRGDVVEVVTPKGKNQFEIIDFK
- the holA gene encoding DNA polymerase III subunit delta is translated as MFVTLIGKDQFSKDKRIEKFLSETLGDRISDPMAKQVLYATDTNIASISDVIIEACDSVSMFSPEQVIVVRKAEAMKTDDCKAIAKWIPHAASGKVLFDFETLLASSELYKALSKVCKVEKYDVPKQYEMADWISAVVPTHFNKAIEPAASQYLAEALGNDTKLVCEEVDKILLYAPDCKKITLDLVKTMVVSQRDIPTYEIEGFFGMQDAKAYVQKLNELLNSGVDAIRISNTLYSYALSLLNYASLTAKGVSPEEAAKKIGKNYYMFVKKGQAAECCRRWRKPLLIRVLRRLADLNYEMKSGKCPTRMSQELALAALVVR